In Mauremys reevesii isolate NIE-2019 linkage group 9, ASM1616193v1, whole genome shotgun sequence, the genomic stretch tgacttcctcctctctcctcctctttgcAGCTGGACATAATGGAGCCCAAAGTGCCAGATGATATTTACAAAACACACCTGGAAAATAACCGTAAGCGAAAGCTGCATCTCCTCCTTCACTTCCTCCTGCATGGGGGTGGGACGTCACTGAGCGCAGGCGTATCCAAGTGGGCCGCCTCGTCCCAGAGCATGCGGGCATCTGGCCTGGTGTGTGTCGGGACAGGTCCATCCGCAGTTGCAGCCCCAGGGTCGCACTATGTGGCACCCCCCTGTGTTGCGCTGAATTGGCTCGGACTCCTTGGCCATTCCCGGGGGCTTAGCAGGGTGAGGAGGGTAAAAGAGCCTCTGGGATCGGGCACTCAAATGTTCGGGGCCCTACCGAGGAGGGCCGGGCACGGGGAGGCGCTGCCGAGCTCTGTGGGCCTGGCAAAGCCGCGTTGACACGCCCTGCCCGGTTCgcgctggggtttctgctccctCAGGGTTCGGCGGCAGTGGCTCCCAGGTGGACTCTGCGCGGATGAACTTGGCCTCGTCCTTTGTGAACGGTTTTGTGAACGCAGCCTTCGGGCAGGACAAGCTGCTGACGGATGATGGCAATAAGTGGCTGTATAAAAACAAGGATCACGGTGAGCGGGACAGGACAGGGCGGCTGGACTCTCACGGAAGGTGGGACTGAGCCCTGCAGGAGGGTTCCCGAATGGCAGCTTGTATCTGGCAGCGTCCGGCAGCTTTTCCAAGGGATGCTCCTTATGTCCCCTGAGCCCCATGCCTGGAATTTCTGAGCCCGCCTCTCAGCCCCTAAGCCCTCTTTTCTGTGGGTTAAATAACCAATCCTGCTGGCtcatgcctgcagctcccaggaccACCTGATCCTAACGGGGAGGGCACCCCGTAGGGGTCACGCCTAGCCACGTGTGAACTTGAATGTGGAACGGTGGAGCTGGGGCGGCCGCTGTAACCCATGGGGACTACATATCCCAGCATGCAGCATTCCAGTTGGCCCTGATTTACCAGGCTGCActgcatgctggggcctggagtcttcgcaggccACCTCTCTGGGTTATAGATGAAGGCAGCTTGTTTTACAGGCCTGCCTGCCTCTCCCGTACATCTCTTCCCAGCCCCTGCGTGGAGGCCTCAGATGCTGCCTTTACGTGGAGTCAAGGCCAAAGTGCTCCAGCAGCGTGTGACAGAGGAATTGACCCTTGTGGAGTATCCAGACTGACTGCCTGGGAGAAGGGAGCTGCCAGCGAACGTGCTGCAGAGCTCTGTGCCCCTCTGTCCCTGCTCCCTGGTTGGGCCCCCAAAGGCagcagagggaaaccaaggcTACAGAAAGGGCTGAATGCCCCAGGGGAAGTGTTCTGAGGAGCTCCCCCATGCCCAGCATGGTTAGGAATACGGGGTGTGCAAGGGAGAGGAGCCACCGGGGAACCCCAGCTCCCATCTGGAGGCGTAGGCCCGGTCGTGATTCCAGTCTGACGTGGGGGCTTCTCCTTTTGCTGCAGGTATGCTGAGTGCTGCAGCCTCGCTGGGGATGATCCTGCTGTGGGACGTGGATGGGGGGCTCACGCAGATCGACAAGTACCTGTACTCCTCCGAGGACTACATTAAGGTGGGTGGTGCTGCTCTGGGCTCGGGCTAAGGTGCAGCCCCACTGGCCATGGAGCCATGGCTCACATGCTGGCATGCCTGGTGGCATAGCTGCAGGGCCAGTCCTGCCAGGGACATAAGTACCAACCTCAGTCCGCCCAGCTGAATGCTTCACCCCGTCTGAGAACTGCCGCATTGTTCTCCTCTCTGGGTCCCGACTGGTGATTGGCACCACGTGCTCCCTGGCTGAAGCTTGGCTCATTGAGATTCACTAGGGGGCCCATGATGCCCCGTTAATGCAGAGGCATGACCTTTGGAGACTACAAGTCCCAGCAGGCAATGCACGTGCGCTGGTCCCAATGGAGCATTGCATGATGGGGCTTGTAGTTCCCacaggctgcacctctgcaaccaaTGCAACCTGCCTGCTTTCGTGTGAGTTGGGTGTAGCCCTGTGGGTAGACCTTGGGCGCCCCCTGTTGCGTGTGGTGCAATAACTGCATGTGCCAGCTGTCCCCAAGGCAGCCCCATGATGGTCTGGCTGATGGTGCCTTTATCCTGCAGTCGGGAGCCCTACTGGCTTGTGGCATTGTGAACTCAGGGGTGAGGAATGAGTGCGACCCTGCCCTCGCTCTGCTGTCCGACTACGTCCTCCACAACAGCAACACCATGAGGATCGGCGCCATCTTTGGGTAAGGGCCTGCCCAGCCTCCACTCCCGCCACAGGGTGGCTCCTGTGGCTAACGCCCCTTTGGGATTCTGTTGCAGGCTGGGACTGGCCTACGCTGGATCCAACCGGGAAGATGTTTTGACTCTGCTGCTGCCCGTGATGGGAGACTCTAAGTCCAGCATGGAGGTGAGGGCTCAGGCCAGGCCAGCGCGCTGATCTCAGGGGTAGGAGAGGATCGACAGTGGGAGGCGGGAGTATTGACATTGGCTCCAACCCGAGCTCTGGCCCCGCCTCTCAGCTGCTCCCCAGCATGGTTGGAGGGTAGCGGTGATaaagggcaggtgggggcagtgggcccCTGAGCTGCAGCTCTTCAGAATACCCTGTGAAATGGGACCCAACAGCGTCCCCAGAGTCTCCCCCCACAGTCTGTGGGAGCCAACAGGAGCAGCACGGTCTCCAAAGACCTCTGGGTCTGAACGTGAGTCCTCAGACCCTCTGCTGCCCAAGCTTTGAGGTTGCTTCACATGCTCAGCTCCAATTGCTTCAGCtgttcctgccccctctccctgcaatCCAGAGGCTGCTCCCAGtgcgagcccctctgagctgtCCCCCaaaggctctggggtgcaggcagggctgTTACTCAGTGAGCTCAGCTCTCCCTCCTTCCCGCCCCAGGTGGCCGGCGTGACAGCACTGGCCTGTGGCATGATAGCAGTGGGCTCGTGTAACGGGGACGTCACCTCCACCATCCTCCAGACCATCATGGAGAAGTCGGAGACTGAGCTGAAGGACACCTACGCCAGGTGGCTGCCGCTCGGCCTGGGCCTTAACCACCTGGGTAAGGACGGGCTTGGGGCTCAGCAGATCTGCGCATGgtggcaggggtggagtgggcttTGGTGGAGCCGGGGGTGACTTGGGGGCTTTGGCAAGGAGGGCGTGGCCTTTCCCACCTCACCAGGGCCCCGTCACTGTCTGAGCCCGTTCTCGGGGCTCAGAGTGCTGATGGGCAGGGCCCCTGGCTGAGCTGAGGGGTAGCGCCATAGATCAGGGACTCAACCTTTTGCCCACAGGGTGGTTCATTAAAACCTCGCTCTGTGGCCCATTCTATCCCATAAGctgggccccgtgcctaagagggccccaccgTATCCGGAAGAGGGGCCCCGCAAGGTAAGGCCCCAGAAGACGACAACTGCTGCTGAGGAAGGACCttccgctgaagtgccgccggaAACAGCGGCAactgattgagctgccgctgaattgccgccgctaTCTTCAGCGGCAGTTcgttcgaatcgggccccgcacgtcctaaagccggccctgcccataaTCCTTTGCAGCTGCCAGGGCCTGGCATTGGGTTCTGAGAGGCAGCAGTGGGATGGGGGCTATGGGTGGTGGGGCTGGTGTGCCAGTTAGAGCTGGGTGCTGGGGATGTGTGTGGAAGTCCCATTTGTTGCAGGATCTGGAAAGTTCTGAGCAGGTCCAGCCATGCCCCAGGCAAGCACTGCGCCCCCCGGTGGAGAAACACCAGTGCTGCTCAGGACCCTGCTGGCTAGGGATGCTCATTGAGGAGCTTGGGACTTGCTGGTTCgagcccccagctggagcctggtgTGTGTCaacagggggcctggggccatgCTGCTCTAACGGGCTGCCCTGTGCTCTCCtcggcagggaagggagaggccaTCGAGGCTATCCTGGCGGCGCTGGAGGTGGTGTCGGAGCCCTTCCGCAGCTTTGCCAACACGTTGGTAGACATCTGCGCCTACGCGGGTGAGTCTCTGGCCAGCTTGGCAggggggtgggctgggccagCGCCCAGAGTCACCATAGttcctccttcccccaggctCGGGGAACGTGCTGAAGGTGCAGCAGCTGCTCCACATCTGCAGCGAGCACTTCGACaccaaggagaaggaggaggacaaggagaagaaggACAAGAAGGAAAAGGACAAGAAGGAGAGCTCAGCTGACATGGGCGCCCACCAGGTGGgacgggtgggagggagcagacAATCCCCATTGCTTGGACCCTTTCCTGGTGGGGAGACCACTGGGGATCTCTCGTGGCCCTAGTGGATTTGCGGGAGGGGGACGGGCCTGCAGCAGAACTGCCCATTGTGTGAACCTGCCAGTGCTGGCGATGGGCAAGGGCAGCTCCCTGGGCCGGAGATGAGAGCTTGCCAGAGGGGCCGagtgggctgggcagggtggggtctCTGCACAGCTCAGCCGAGGTAGCACGGACGCCTGCTCCCCAAAGGGAGCTGCACTAGAAGGGCTGCACTGGCCCAATGTGGAGCCATTCGTACTGGGAGGGAACCATCTCCCtgactgctgggggagggggaatactgCCCTGCTCTGGGTTGGGCCCACGTGGCCTGGGGAGCCTGTGGTGGACGGGTGACGGAGCTCGGCCAGTTCTCCACCTCCTCTCCTGCAGGGCGTGGCAGTGCTGGGGATCGCGCTCATCGCCATGGGGGAGGAGATCGGCGCCGAGATGGCTCTGCGCACGTTCGGCCACCTGGTGAGTGACGCTGCGGGACAGGCTGCTCTGCCTCGGGGGTGGCGGGGCAGGGTGCTCCATGGCAGAGCGAGGGACGTGCCCGGAGCTGAGCCGAACGCCAGCGAAGGGCTCAGTGCGATGGAGCTGGATCCAGGCTGGGAAGTGGGGACACAAACAAGAGCAGGCACAGGAGAGTGTGGGGAGTGCCAAGCTGGGGCGCTGCCCTCAAACCGACTGCGTAACCCTCCGCCCCACTCCCAGCAGGCTGGGGCCATGTCCGCTCTGGGTGAGACCATTGCTTCTCCTCTGGTCCCCTGGATCCGGTCCTgatgctgcagcagcagagggccCTGGTGGGATTTTCGtttgctgcagccctggggcagttCCAGAAATTCTGTTAGTGGCTGCAAGTCCCTGACTCGTGAGTGGATTCAGGGACGAGGAGAATGGCCTGGGCCAGGTGGCCTGGGAGTGATAGTCCCTCGCTTTGGCGGCTAACgtctccctcctcctttctgTGCAGCTGAGGTATGGGGAGCCCACCCTACGCCGTGCCGTGCCCCTCGCCCTGGCGCTCATCTCCGTCTCCAACCCGCGCCTCAACATCCTcgacaccctcagcaagttctccCACGATGCCGACCCCGAGGTCTCCTACAACTCCATCTTTGCCATGGGCATGGTGGGCAGCGGTAAGGACTGCGTGGGCCCGGGGGCGCCGAGCGGGAGGTGGGTCGGTGATGGAGTTTGCTTCTTGGGACACCCCCCATCATCCAGGATGCGTTCAGGGGCTTCCTTGTCCGGGCGCAGCAGCTGGTAACTCGGCTCGGGGTCGGGGCTGAGTAGCTTTGGTGCCCTCCTCCAGCGGCTGTGTGAAACTGGCTGCCTTCACCTGGCCACCTGTTGCTGGCGGGCAGGAACCTTACCGTTAACTGGGCTGCTGGTCAAATACTGCCAGCCTCTGATGGGTGCCAGGTGAGGTTGGGAAGGGCCCATGGGCAAAGGGGAGGTGGgcctgctggaagcagcagggcCCCGGCAGGATCTCTGGGGGCGGGAGATGGCTAAAGGGCCCTTGTGCCCCAAGGCTGTTGGATGCAGCGTGTGGGTTATGCCAGCAGGgggggctgcatgtggcccagcaccctggctgggagggaagtggagggGGTTGAATGCTTGTTCCCAGGCTAGGATTTGTGCCTGTTCCCGAGGCTTCCTGCTCACCCCGTTTCTCCCGTTTGCAGGCACCAACAACGCCCGGCTGGCTGCGATGCTGAGGCAGCTGGCCCAGTACCACGCCAAAGACCCAAACAACCTCTTCATGGTGCGGCTGGCCCAGGTGACTACCGGAGctgccagccctgatcccctggCGTGGGTGGGGGGTCTGGTGCTCTGAGTGCGTCCCAGCTGCGTCCTGCCCCAGAAGTCAGCTGGACTGATCAGCTGGTGGGGGACAGCACCTGCTCAGTGAGTGGTGGGCCTGGGGCATCACTGTCAGGTCTTATGCCATCCTGGCCAGGAGCCCCCTGTGCTCACGTGCTCTTTGCTTGCTGCGCAGGGTCTGACCCACCTTGGGAAGGGGACACTCACCCTGTGTCCCTACCACAGCGACCGCCAGCTGATGAGCCAGGTGGCTGTCGCAGGCCTGCTGACCGTCCTAGTGTCCTTCCTGGACGTGCGCAACAGTGAGTACCTGTGTGTCTGATCCTCCTGGAGAGGAGGGAGCCGGCAGCCGGCCCCAAAGGGAGGTGGGGCAgatggctgctcccagccccagggaatCCCCTGCTGTGTTGGTTGCTGGCAGGCTCTCCTAGCGGGTGGGCTGCCCTGCCTTTCGCCCACAGAGGCGGGTGGGTGGGGCCATGCCTGCGATCCTGGTTCTGAGGCTGCTGCGGCCTCTTGAGATGCCTTGCCATGGCAGGTGACAGCAGCCAGGCGACCAAGACCTGAGCCTTGGGGGCCCCCAAcgtgtctcctctctctccctagtCATCCTGGGCAAATCCCACTACGTTCTGTACGGGCTGGTGGCTGCCATGCAGCCGCGCATGCTGGTGACCTTTGACGAGGAGCTGCGGCCTCTGCCGGTGtcggtcagggtggggcaggtaAGGAGGCGTGGTCCCTCGGGGATCTGGCTGGAGGGGGACGTGGTAGGTGAGCTTATTGAGCAGAGCGAGTGGGGCCCTTCTGAGGTCCCTGGGCCGGATGGGGACGTGGGCCTGTTTCCTCCCAGGAGCTGCTGGGTCAGTGCAGAGGCCATGACGGCTCATGCCAGCGAGAAAGCCTCGCCAGCGCCTGTCCTGGCACCTGGGTCCCAGAGTTCAGCGGCTGGCGGGTGAGACGTGGTGTCCGGGCTGCCTCTGTGCCCTCGGCTCTAACCTCTCGCCTCCCGTCTAGGCTGTAGACGTGGTGGGCCAGGCGGGCAAACCGAAGACCATCACTGGCTTCCAGACGCACACGACGCCGGTGCTGCTGGCACACGGCGAGCGGGCAGAGCTGGCCACAGAGGAACATCTGCCAGTCACCCCCATCCTGGAGGGTTTCGTCATCCTGCGCAAGAACCCCAACTACGATGTCTGAGCTGACACAGGGGCAGGGGATCGGGGGAGACAGCACTGGGCAGTGCCTGATGGGGGCAGGCGCCGGGCATcacactgggggagaggggccaaGCCCCCCACTTGGTGGTTTTGTTACTGAAAgagctgatttaaaaaataaacttgagAGGGAGACTGGTGCTGCTCATTGTTTTCTCTGGGAACAGCGTGTGCAGGCGGGGGGCTGGTCCCCTCTGTCCTGCACTACAGACAGCTGAGTAATGGCTGGTGCCTTGCTAGGGACCTGTAGTATCTCTAGCTCTGTCCCGTGTGAGGGGCCATGAGCAGCGGATGTGATGGCTCAAGGCCCAgtggccctcccccaccccctttcccagcTAGACAAACTCAAAAGGGGGTGAGAGGGGGATTAACCACAGGACCAGCTCACTGAGGGgtgggtggattctccattgcctgGAGCCTTTGCAGGGAGACCTGGTACCTTTCTGCCTTGCTCTGGTGCAGGGGTGTCAGACTCGGACGGAGGAGAGTGCCAGGGCCCCTTGTTAATTCTAGGCCATGATCAGGACTCtggactcccccaccccacagtcgCTTTGAGCCGCGGTGGGTAGGTGAGAGCAGGGCGCTgacactggggaggagggggagaggtttCCTCATTTGTCCTCTTCCTGGTTATGCACGAGGCACTGCTGGTCGCAGGGGGAGGCTATGACCCTCCTGGCTTTCTCCCCCACCACTTGCTGGTCctgcaggatgggcaggaatggccCCATGGAGCTGGTGCTGCCTGGCAGTGCATGGGGGTGGGCAGCTCTGGACAGGGCCGGTTCGCCCTTTTTCCTCCACCTTCCCTTTGGAGCACCCAGCGGGGCTGTGCTCTCGGCTGATCCCAGCCCGAGGCACCCGGAAAAACATCTCAATCTAAAGGTGGCCTGAGATGAGGGATTGGGCCAGGGCTCAAGGTGGCAGAAATGGGGGCTGGCCTGCCACTGGCCGGAGCCCTGCGGCAGAGGgaggtgcaatgggggtgggtgTCTGGGAAAGACTTTCCCCTGGCTGGGCTCACAGTGCTTCCCCCACACAGGAACAGTGAGTGGAGATGCAGGGACTCCCTGGTCGGCTTCCCTCAGCTGCACTGGAAGTCGAGGCTCTTCAAACTGCCTCCACTCGCCCATTTCCAGTGGTGCAGCCACACTCCTGCCAACCGGCCCATGCCTGGGACCTTCCGaaagctggggagggacaggcgCTCGGCTCCTTTGATAAATTAAAAGTAATGCACACGGGAaaccataatcccaactatccatataaagtgatggggtctgaattagctgttaccactcaaggaagatcttggagtcattggggatagttctcagaaaacatccactcaatgtgcagcggcaggcaaaaaagtgaacagaatgttggtaatctttaagaaagggatagataagacagaaaatatcatcttgcctctatataaatccagggtacgcccataccttgaatactgcgtgcagatgtggtcgccccatctcaaaaaagatgtattggaattggaaaaggttcagaaaagggcaacaaaaatgattcggggtatagaacggcttccatatgaggagagattaataaggctgggacttttccagcttggaaaagacgacggggggggatatgatagaggtctataaaatcatgactggtgtggagaaagtaaagaaggacgtgttatttactcataacacaagaactagggttcaccaaataaaattaataggcagtagatttaaaacaaactgaggtattttttcacacagcacAGTCAGTCTgttgaactctttgccagaggatgttgtgaaggccgagactataacagggttcaaaaaataactagatacattcatgaaggataggtccattaatggtgtccctagcctctgtttgccagaagctgggaatgggtgagaggggatgaatcacttgatgatgatccgttctgttcattccctctgggacacctggcattggccactgttggaagacaggatcctgggttagatgaacctttggtctgacccagtctggccgttcttaagTTACATTCTTGGGGAAACAGCCAAAGCCCCTGAGCTCACATCCCACTCACCTTGTGTCCTAGCtgccccttctggcctgggacACAGCGTCCCCCCAGTCCTGTTAcctgggcaggcagcagcatcACCCCTACTCAGGCATGGTGGGGTAGCCAATGGAGGCCCTGCTCCGTGTCCTAGCATGTGGCCCAGTCTTTGCTGGGTgcagtcctggctctgctgtggCCTTGGCTCAGTCATCCACGCCCAGCCTCGCTGCCCCAGCTGTGACAGCAAAATGCCCCTTATTTTCACAGGGAGGCTGGGCAAGGGTGAAGCTCAGCTGGCATCGGCAGGGCCCCAGGTGCTCCTTGCACGGGCAGTGTGAGAGTTCAGCCAAAGGCTGTTCTCTTGCTGGCGAGTGCCACCCCCAGGGAGTTCTGGCATGGTACAgtgccagggctctggggtggggtgaaatGCAAACTACGTGCAGCCCTTGGGCTCCCAGCAACTTGCCACTGTGACTTGGGCTGAGCCGATGGCTGGGCCCCCCAGActgacagcatccctgcagcatggTACTAGCCTTGGGGCAGGGCACTGCAAGGTGAGCCAGGCCACAGCAACTCGCCCCACCCCTGAGCTCTGGCTGCATTTCCCTCTTACTGGTGCGGGTGCTACTCAAGAGCAGTATGGTCCTAAGGTTACTCCCGAACCCTTGCCTGCCCTCCCACCCACATCAGACACCCCCACCCTTGGGCCACTAAATGTGGGAGCCTACCTCTGGCATTCCCCGGCTGGTGTCACTATAGTCCTCCCGTTCCCTACTTACTCTGCAGGATTGCCCTCGGGTCCCAGGCCCAGCTAATGGGATGATCCTTGTAAAGTGTTCTCACCTTAGCCCCTTCTACAAACTCGGAAATCTACCGTCCTCTCTGGACTGCTCAGCTCCCTTCACTAGCCGTGCGTGTGCCAAGTCACGTGCTGATTGCTtcaccctctctccccacaggctGGGCAGCTACCAAGACAGCAAGAGCTGTGCCAAGGTATGTGTTTATCACTTGCTTTAGGAGCAGCAGCTTCCAGTCCAGCTCAGGGCACCCCCGGCCCCTCTGCTTCACCCTGGCACGTGGCTTAGTTCCCTGCTACTGGAACCCGGTTGGCATTTGCTAACTCACCCGGCTCGTGCCATGGGATTGGCTGCTTTGGTACAGTTTTGCTCAGTCATACTGATAAGTGTAGCCAGCCAATCTCCTTGCTCTCGGTGCCAGCTGCCCCGGGCATGGCCACTTGTTGAACTCAGCCACTGCTCTGCCTGTGGAATCACTGCTTAATTTAACTCCGGCAAGTCATTCTCAGCTCTGTCCCCATCCTGCTTGCTACCCCAGCTCCTCGGCTCCTGTACGCCTCCCCTCTCTCCGCTCCTTTGTTCCCAAAACCAGCTAATCTTTCTGGTAAAGAAATGTGAAAATCCAGCTGGCGGCAGGAGTGCTGGGCATCAACAGCCTGCACCCCGAAGCCACGGAACAAGCAATTCCATATTTGTCAGAACCTTTTCCCTCCAATCTCAGACTGTGAGCCGCCTGGGGCTGGGGTCTTTTCTCTGTTCTGCAAAGCAGCCATCCGTTGCTATATAGCTAAGAGATTGGTAGAGATGGCCAAATCGCCTGggagctgcaccccctcccccaccaaggtACACCAGGAAGGCCCATTCACATGAGGAAGAACAGGAGAGATTATTCTGGACTGGATTGGTTTCAATTCACAAATCACCGTCCCTGCACCAGTGGGGACTCCTGACTCaaagagccccccctccccaagatgGGCACATATGGATTGTAAACTCCTCCAGGCAGGTAACCTCTTTGAagctttttgttctctgtttgtacagcaccgagcacagcacagccctggcgCCTGACTGGTGGTtttaggcactacagtaataatcACAGGTCGAACAAACCTATGGAGTTTGCCCACATTATCAAAGACTCCAGATCTTAGAATGCAATATTCCAAAGTGACCTGAAGGGGGCCTTGCTATGCTGGGACAAGTTGGTtctgcattgcatgctgggattgGTAGTTTCTGTGTCTACCCCTCCATGTTACAGAGGCATGGTGGCTGCCATCTGCTTTATTTTAGGCAGATTAGGCATTAACCAATTGCCAATGTAagtgcccccccttccccgcccagcccccccccaatgAGAAACGTTTGGACATGAGCTGAGCGGTCCTGTGAGGTGATGTGTCTAGAGCAGaagattgggagtcaggactcctgggttctattcacaaGTGACAATGAGGAATGTCTTCATTGCTTTCTGTGTTCCCTCCTCCGTTAAAAGGGCTGATAACAGTGTCTTCAGAACGTGTGTGAGAGGCTCTGGCCACCTTCTTAGGGCTAGAATCTGGCTGCATCTTTGACCTGTTCTTCCCTTTCCATCCTCTCCCGTGCtctgggtcccctcccccccgttTTATGCTGTCCCAAAGCCTATTTCCCAAGCCACCACGTCTGCTGAGGAGCGTGCATGAAGTGAGTCGCTGCCCAATATTATGGATGCAAACGGGTCAGGCCTCACTGGCTACCCATCATGGCTGTTCTCTCCCTCCTTGTTGCATCATGTCTGTGGGATCAATGATTCTCAGACAGAAGGCTGTGGATCAGTGGTGGGCCAGGTGGGTCCTCACTTCTCACTTCCACATGCTGAATCCCCTTAGAAGCTAAAGCTACATTTGTAGTTTCCTGTTACTTTTCCATGTGAGCAACTGTAAAGACCATCATGACATTATGGGATCATAAATGGGACAGGAGGTGACCGAGACTGGGATGGGGGTAGCTTAGCATGATTGTGAGAGGAAAGAAGTGTCCACAACAATATTTGGCAGCCCCCAGTCTAATACACGTaacaatctgtttcaccttgtatttagctgtgatgctctgattacctttcccagacctgcagaagagctctgtgcggcTCTTCCACCACCAGAAGTGCATACAGACTGTCATGCCTGAGGAGATGTATGCGGGCAGATAGAGGTGCTGGGGCCAGCCTTTAGGTGGGATGAGATGTATGAGTAGTAAAAGGGCAGGATGCCAgacatggatggatggatgggtgtgtgtgttgtgggggttcGTGGTAGGCAGCATCATGCTGGGGAATGTGTGTGTCGTGTCAAGGGTgccaggttgggggtgggggcgcagaGTGCCAGGCTTAGGATGTgcatgtgtgggggagagggcgtCATACTCAAGAGTGTGGGCAGGGTACCAAGCCTTGGggtgtatggggggcagagagccAGGTCTGGGTGGGGAGTGCTAAGCCTAGGGgaacgtgtgtgtggggggggggcggggaataggTGCAAGGCCTGGGGCAGTGCTAAAtcgaggaggaggtggaggggggaggaTGCGAAGCCTAGGGGGAGATGTGTGTGGGATAGATGCAAGACCTGGGGACAGTGCTAAACCTAAGGGGAggtgttagggttgccaactttctactcacacaaaactgaacacccttgccctgcccctcctctgaggccctgccccttgtcgctcactccatcccccctccctctgttgcttgctctccccaccctcactcacttgctcactTTTCCCAGGCTGGctcaaggggttggggtgtgggctctggctggcggtgcaggctctgtggtgggaccagggatgagggatttggggtacaggagagggctCCGGActagggctgaggggtttggagtatgggagggggctccaggctgaggcaggggtttggggtgcgtcaggaatgcaggctccaggcagcgcttacctcaagcatctcccagaagcagcagcatgtcccctctccggctaatacacggaggcatggccaggctgctctgcgcactgccctgtccgcaggcgctgcccccacaggCCACAGTttccagccaatgagagctgcagagacagttcttggggtgggggagtttgtggagccccctggctgcccctacgtggaggagctggagaagggatatgctgctgcttccaggagctgcacagagccacatcaggcagagagcctgccttagcccctctagggtgaccagacaggaaatgtgaaaaatcgggacagaggatggggggtaataggagcctatataagaaaaagaccccaaaattgggaccgtccctataaaatcaggacatctcgTCACCCTAAATGCCACCAAGCAGCCCTTTAACGGcccggtcggtggtgctgactggcgctgccagggtccctttttgaccgggtgcTCCGGTAGAAATCTGGACCCCGGCAAGCCTAGG encodes the following:
- the PSMD2 gene encoding 26S proteasome non-ATPase regulatory subunit 2, translated to MEDGGGGGQSRPQAGTSAGGGDEKSGGPWTKDRKDPPADKEQELSEEDKQLQDELEMLVERLGEKDTSLYRPALEELRRQIRSSTTSMTSVPKPLKFLRPHYGKLKEIYENMAPGENKRFAADIISVLAMTMSGERECLKYRLVGSQEELASWGHEYVRHLAGEVAKEWQEVDEADKAQRETLLTLVKEIVPYNMAHNAEHEACDLLMEIEQMDMLEKYIDDNAYSKVCLYLTSCVSYVPEPENSALLRCALGIFRKFSRYPEALRLALMLNDMELVEDIFTSCKDVVIQKQMAFMLGRHGVFLELNEDVEEYEDLTEIMSNVQLNSNFLALARELDIMEPKVPDDIYKTHLENNRFGGSGSQVDSARMNLASSFVNGFVNAAFGQDKLLTDDGNKWLYKNKDHGMLSAAASLGMILLWDVDGGLTQIDKYLYSSEDYIKSGALLACGIVNSGVRNECDPALALLSDYVLHNSNTMRIGAIFGLGLAYAGSNREDVLTLLLPVMGDSKSSMEVAGVTALACGMIAVGSCNGDVTSTILQTIMEKSETELKDTYARWLPLGLGLNHLGKGEAIEAILAALEVVSEPFRSFANTLVDICAYAGSGNVLKVQQLLHICSEHFDTKEKEEDKEKKDKKEKDKKESSADMGAHQGVAVLGIALIAMGEEIGAEMALRTFGHLLRYGEPTLRRAVPLALALISVSNPRLNILDTLSKFSHDADPEVSYNSIFAMGMVGSGTNNARLAAMLRQLAQYHAKDPNNLFMVRLAQGLTHLGKGTLTLCPYHSDRQLMSQVAVAGLLTVLVSFLDVRNIILGKSHYVLYGLVAAMQPRMLVTFDEELRPLPVSVRVGQAVDVVGQAGKPKTITGFQTHTTPVLLAHGERAELATEEHLPVTPILEGFVILRKNPNYDV